Proteins found in one Nocardia brasiliensis ATCC 700358 genomic segment:
- the cobM gene encoding precorrin-4 C(11)-methyltransferase — translation MTVHFIGAGPGAADLLTVRAVGLLRAAPVCLYAGTYLDPEVLAHCAPDAELIDTQRLDLDQITAHLARANDAGKDVARLCSGDPSLYSALTEQTRRLDELGIAWDVTPGVPAYAAAAALLGTELTVPEMVQSVVLTRARARSTAMPATEALSGFAATGATLVLHLAITRIRELAAELAGEYGADCPVAVVYRASQPEQQVLRGTLADIADQVAAAGLRQAAVILVGRALSATLSCAQSHLYDPARIRQS, via the coding sequence ATGACCGTGCACTTCATCGGGGCCGGGCCGGGCGCGGCCGATCTGCTCACCGTGCGCGCGGTCGGCCTGCTGCGCGCCGCGCCGGTGTGTCTTTACGCGGGCACCTACCTGGACCCGGAAGTGCTGGCCCACTGCGCACCCGACGCGGAACTGATCGACACCCAGCGGCTGGACCTCGACCAGATCACCGCGCACCTGGCGCGGGCGAACGATGCCGGCAAGGACGTGGCGCGGCTGTGCTCGGGCGACCCGTCGCTCTACTCGGCGCTGACCGAGCAGACCCGGCGCCTCGACGAACTCGGTATCGCCTGGGACGTCACGCCCGGTGTCCCCGCCTACGCCGCCGCGGCGGCCCTGCTCGGCACCGAACTCACGGTCCCCGAGATGGTCCAGTCGGTGGTGCTCACCCGCGCCCGGGCCCGGTCGACCGCGATGCCCGCCACCGAGGCGCTGTCCGGGTTCGCCGCCACGGGCGCCACCCTCGTGCTGCACCTTGCCATCACCCGGATTCGCGAACTGGCCGCGGAGCTGGCCGGCGAGTACGGCGCGGACTGCCCGGTCGCGGTGGTCTACCGCGCCAGCCAGCCGGAGCAGCAGGTGCTGCGCGGCACCCTCGCCGATATCGCCGATCAGGTGGCGGCGGCGGGGCTGCGGCAGGCCGCGGTGATCCTGGTCGGGCGTGCGCTGTCGGCGACGCTGTCGTGTGCGCAATCCCACCTCTACGACCCGGCGCGGATCCGTCAGAGCTGA
- a CDS encoding PPOX class F420-dependent oxidoreductase, whose amino-acid sequence MASLSDPEVREFLQHGTRTGKVAFVAADGSPMVTPVWFVLEGDELVFNTGKTTSKGKAFLRDGRVAVVVDGEAPPYPSVQLRGFVTLSEDPDELLRTATEIGGRYMGADRAEEFGKRNGVPGELVVRLRPSKVIAHFNATA is encoded by the coding sequence ATGGCATCACTTTCCGATCCTGAGGTGCGCGAGTTCCTGCAGCACGGCACGCGGACGGGCAAGGTGGCCTTCGTCGCCGCCGACGGCAGCCCGATGGTGACACCGGTCTGGTTCGTGCTCGAGGGCGACGAACTGGTCTTCAATACCGGCAAGACGACGAGCAAGGGCAAGGCGTTCCTGCGGGACGGCCGGGTCGCCGTGGTCGTCGACGGCGAGGCGCCGCCGTATCCGTCGGTGCAGTTGCGTGGATTCGTCACGCTCTCCGAAGACCCGGACGAACTGCTGCGCACCGCCACCGAGATCGGCGGCCGGTACATGGGTGCGGACCGGGCCGAGGAGTTCGGCAAGCGCAACGGCGTGCCGGGCGAACTCGTCGTCCGGTTGCGACCGAGCAAGGTGATCGCCCACTTCAACGCGACGGCCTGA
- a CDS encoding response regulator transcription factor encodes MIRLLLADDHAIVRAGLRALLDGGDDLTVVGDVSTAEAAVAFCATTAVDLVLMDLSFGPGRSGADATAELRALPQPPNVLVVTNYDTDADILGAIEAGACGYILKDTPPAELLAAVRAAAAGESVLSPAVASKLMTRVRRADTTLSPREIEVLRLVADGRSNREIAKELFLSETTVKSHLVHIYAKLGVRSRTSAVARAREQGAI; translated from the coding sequence ATGATCCGTCTGCTGCTGGCCGACGATCACGCGATCGTGCGCGCGGGCCTGCGCGCGCTGCTGGACGGCGGCGACGATCTCACCGTCGTCGGCGACGTGTCGACCGCCGAGGCGGCCGTCGCCTTCTGCGCGACCACCGCGGTGGATCTGGTGCTGATGGACCTGAGCTTCGGCCCGGGCCGTTCCGGCGCGGACGCCACCGCGGAACTGCGCGCACTCCCGCAGCCGCCGAATGTCCTCGTGGTCACCAACTATGACACCGACGCCGATATCCTCGGCGCCATCGAGGCGGGCGCCTGCGGGTACATCCTGAAGGACACGCCGCCGGCCGAACTGCTCGCCGCCGTGCGCGCGGCCGCCGCGGGGGAGAGCGTGCTGTCGCCCGCGGTCGCGTCGAAGCTCATGACCAGGGTGCGCCGCGCCGACACCACACTGAGCCCGCGCGAGATCGAGGTGCTGCGCCTGGTCGCCGACGGCCGCTCCAACCGCGAGATCGCGAAGGAACTGTTCCTGAGCGAGACCACCGTCAAATCCCATCTGGTGCATATCTACGCGAAGCTCGGTGTGCGCTCGCGGACCTCGGCCGTGGCGCGAGCCCGGGAACAAGGGGCGATCTGA